One window from the genome of Cyclobacterium amurskyense encodes:
- the aroB gene encoding 3-dehydroquinate synthase: METIIFSSRIAQDLVRFLDSKKYSKLGVIMDSHTIKHCYPLISNHLPEHTSFTFEAGEVHKTLDTCVNIWEWMTENGFDRKTLILNIGGGVTGDMGGFCASTYKRGIRFINLPTTLLSQVDASVGGKLGIDFKGFKNHIGVFNPPEGVLISDEFLGTLPEPELRSGYAEVIKHGLIRNENYFNSLKTENWQTQAWKDIISVSVGIKREVVDKDPKEDGLRKILNFGHTIGHAVESHYLDTPSHLLHGEAIAVGMIAEAYLSHKFLRLPNEQLEIIQQKLLAVFGKVHIDKKDFDTIIDLCFQDKKNEGNVLNFSLLRRIGDCDFNIVVGKEAIAEAMDYYNQLEG; this comes from the coding sequence TTGGAAACAATAATATTTTCATCCCGAATAGCACAGGATTTGGTTCGGTTTCTCGATTCAAAGAAATACTCCAAACTTGGGGTCATCATGGATAGTCATACCATCAAACACTGTTACCCTTTAATCTCTAATCATCTTCCAGAGCATACCAGTTTTACTTTTGAAGCAGGTGAGGTGCATAAAACACTTGATACCTGTGTGAACATCTGGGAATGGATGACTGAGAATGGTTTTGACCGTAAAACACTTATCCTAAATATTGGTGGAGGGGTTACAGGGGATATGGGAGGTTTTTGTGCAAGTACTTATAAGCGAGGTATTCGCTTTATAAATTTGCCAACAACCTTGCTTTCTCAGGTGGACGCAAGTGTAGGTGGAAAGCTAGGGATTGACTTTAAGGGATTCAAAAATCATATTGGAGTATTTAACCCACCAGAAGGAGTTCTGATTAGTGATGAATTCCTAGGAACCTTGCCTGAACCTGAATTGCGTTCTGGCTATGCCGAAGTGATCAAACATGGCTTGATAAGGAATGAAAATTACTTTAACAGCCTTAAAACAGAGAATTGGCAAACCCAAGCCTGGAAAGACATTATCTCTGTATCTGTTGGGATCAAAAGGGAAGTGGTAGACAAAGACCCAAAGGAAGATGGCCTTAGGAAAATCCTGAATTTTGGACATACTATAGGTCATGCTGTCGAATCACATTATCTGGATACACCATCTCATCTTCTTCATGGAGAGGCCATAGCCGTAGGCATGATAGCTGAAGCTTATCTTTCGCATAAATTTTTAAGATTGCCAAATGAGCAGCTTGAAATCATTCAACAAAAATTATTGGCAGTATTTGGGAAGGTCCATATTGATAAAAAGGATTTCGATACAATCATTGACCTGTGTTTTCAGGACAAGAAAAACGAAGGGAACGTGCTTAATTTTTCCTTATTAAGGAGAATTGGAGATTGTGATTTCAATATAGTTGTTGGTAAAGAAGCCATTGCGGAAGCTATGGATTACTACAATCAACTGGAAGGTTAA
- a CDS encoding helix-turn-helix transcriptional regulator has protein sequence MNRLNRLTAILTQLQSKRHITAEEIANRFEISLRTVYRDIRALEEAGVPLTGETGKGYSLVEGYRLPPVMFDEKEAYSLLLAEKVIEKFTDREISLRFQSALIKIKSVLKDRQKTALNHLDEQVVYYNRDMNTPDNKGLAIQGILTSLSDFRVLQFNYTSFLKEEITSRAVEPVGMYFSKENWYLIAYCKLREDYRTFRIDRIRDLQVTEKIFTTNHPSLKSYLKKMEEGHQLTKIVIQMEASHVKFIDSHKYNQGFVMQENIEQKVQLTFMVGSIEFFARWIISLADIVTIISPSTLSDRLEALITIMVKKLKEGEQSQKAN, from the coding sequence ATGAACAGACTAAACCGACTAACCGCTATTCTCACTCAATTACAGAGTAAAAGACACATTACTGCTGAAGAAATTGCTAACAGGTTTGAAATAAGTCTTAGGACGGTATACCGAGACATCAGAGCCCTTGAAGAAGCTGGCGTTCCTTTGACAGGCGAAACAGGAAAGGGGTATTCCCTAGTAGAAGGGTACAGGCTACCGCCGGTAATGTTTGATGAAAAAGAAGCATATTCATTATTGCTTGCAGAAAAAGTCATAGAAAAATTTACGGACAGAGAGATTAGCTTACGCTTTCAGTCTGCCCTAATCAAAATCAAATCCGTATTAAAAGACCGGCAGAAAACGGCCTTAAACCACCTCGATGAACAAGTGGTTTACTATAATAGAGACATGAATACTCCTGACAATAAAGGACTGGCCATTCAAGGTATTTTGACAAGCTTATCTGATTTCCGAGTTCTTCAATTTAACTATACCTCTTTTTTAAAAGAAGAAATTACAAGCAGAGCAGTAGAACCTGTAGGCATGTATTTTTCCAAAGAGAACTGGTATTTAATCGCTTATTGCAAACTCAGGGAAGATTATAGAACTTTCAGAATCGACCGAATTCGTGATCTGCAGGTAACAGAAAAAATTTTTACTACAAATCACCCTTCATTAAAATCGTACCTTAAAAAAATGGAGGAGGGACATCAGTTAACGAAAATAGTCATACAGATGGAAGCATCCCATGTGAAGTTTATTGATAGCCACAAATACAATCAAGGTTTTGTAATGCAGGAAAATATAGAGCAAAAAGTACAACTTACATTTATGGTCGGTTCTATAGAATTCTTTGCTAGATGGATAATATCCTTGGCTGACATCGTCACTATCATTTCCCCAAGCACACTTTCGGACAGGTTAGAAGCCTTGATAACTATAATGGTAAAAAAACTAAAAGAAGGGGAACAATCTCAAAAAGCCAATTGA
- a CDS encoding DinB family protein produces MQTKELQMIISQEQLLKHWQGHRGLTRRVIEAFPEKQLFHFTLGEMRPFGEMVQELLGIAGPGIKGLVTREWQPLVEDHSVEESKERLLELWDQATLEIDEWFPKLSTEDFQDTVKAFGQYENKVYCSLMYFIDNEIHHRGQGYVYLRALGLVPPNFWEH; encoded by the coding sequence ATGCAAACCAAAGAACTTCAAATGATCATTTCACAAGAGCAATTATTAAAACATTGGCAGGGGCATCGTGGCTTAACGCGTCGTGTAATTGAGGCATTTCCTGAAAAGCAACTTTTTCATTTTACTTTAGGCGAGATGCGCCCTTTTGGGGAGATGGTTCAGGAATTACTGGGAATAGCTGGCCCGGGAATAAAAGGCCTAGTTACAAGGGAATGGCAGCCACTTGTGGAAGACCATTCTGTAGAAGAAAGCAAAGAAAGATTATTGGAGCTCTGGGATCAGGCTACTTTAGAGATTGACGAATGGTTTCCGAAATTATCAACGGAGGATTTTCAGGATACCGTGAAAGCTTTTGGGCAATATGAAAATAAAGTTTATTGTTCATTGATGTACTTTATCGATAATGAAATACACCATAGAGGGCAAGGGTATGTATATCTGCGAGCTTTGGGTTTGGTACCGCCGAATTTCTGGGAACATTAA
- a CDS encoding serine O-acetyltransferase yields MEVFLNRLQKAHNLCPGCPSPKVINRFFVDLLGILFPEHSSEALKDKGSLELKFSELKLQLQKILTMNVALHNGNGEDLANQFFEKLEEEVYNKLHEDLDAMYKGDPAAKSKTEVIRCYPGFYAISAYRVAHLLHRLGISLIPRMITEYAHSKTGVDIHPGAMIGRFFCIDHATGIVIGETTLVGDRVKIYQGVTLGALSVNKEDADKKRHPTIEDDVVLYAGATILGGDTVIGKGSVVGGNVWLTKSIPAKSKIYYQTKMLDGASNLTDFYVLKSEA; encoded by the coding sequence ATGGAAGTTTTCTTAAACCGATTACAAAAAGCCCATAATTTATGTCCAGGATGCCCTTCACCGAAAGTCATCAATCGTTTTTTCGTTGATCTTTTGGGAATTTTATTTCCCGAACATTCAAGCGAGGCATTGAAAGATAAGGGAAGTTTGGAATTGAAATTTTCTGAATTAAAGTTACAGCTTCAAAAAATTCTCACAATGAATGTAGCACTTCATAATGGGAATGGAGAAGATTTAGCGAACCAATTTTTTGAAAAACTGGAAGAAGAGGTGTACAACAAGCTTCATGAAGATCTTGATGCCATGTACAAAGGTGATCCAGCAGCCAAATCAAAAACTGAAGTTATTCGTTGTTATCCCGGGTTTTATGCTATTTCAGCATATCGTGTAGCTCATTTATTACATCGATTAGGTATCTCATTGATCCCAAGAATGATTACGGAATATGCACACAGTAAAACAGGTGTAGATATTCATCCCGGAGCCATGATTGGTAGGTTCTTTTGCATTGATCATGCCACAGGGATTGTGATAGGGGAAACCACTTTGGTAGGAGATAGAGTGAAGATATACCAAGGCGTCACCTTAGGTGCTTTGAGTGTCAATAAGGAAGATGCCGATAAAAAGAGGCATCCTACAATAGAGGATGATGTAGTTCTCTATGCAGGGGCTACCATTTTGGGGGGAGATACAGTTATAGGCAAAGGAAGTGTGGTAGGTGGAAATGTCTGGTTGACCAAAAGTATTCCTGCTAAAAGCAAAATTTATTACCAAACTAAAATGTTGGATGGAGCTTCCAATCTAACAGATTTTTACGTGCTAAAAAGCGAAGCCTGA
- a CDS encoding VOC family protein: protein MKLGAFSVSLAVKNLKASKEFYEKLGFSKFGGAEENHYLIMKNEDTLIGLFEGMFEGNILTFNPGWDADANVLEDYQDVREIQNELKKQGLTLDKEVKENSKGPESIMVKDPDGNVILIDQHAP from the coding sequence ATGAAATTAGGTGCATTCTCCGTTAGTCTTGCTGTTAAGAACTTAAAAGCATCCAAAGAATTTTATGAAAAGTTAGGTTTTTCAAAATTTGGAGGGGCTGAGGAAAATCATTACCTCATCATGAAAAATGAGGATACCCTTATCGGGCTATTTGAAGGCATGTTTGAAGGGAATATCTTGACATTTAATCCGGGATGGGATGCTGATGCAAATGTGCTGGAGGATTATCAAGATGTTAGAGAAATTCAAAATGAGCTTAAGAAACAAGGCTTGACTCTTGATAAGGAAGTTAAAGAAAATAGTAAAGGTCCTGAAAGCATAATGGTCAAAGATCCCGATGGAAATGTAATATTAATTGACCAACATGCGCCATGA
- a CDS encoding nucleoside hydrolase, with amino-acid sequence MHKLLNSTKYSCSLICKLCLLFLTFQGHDTIAQREKVILDTDMGSDCDDVGAMALLHHYADQGKVEILGVIYSSGKVPYGAGIVDAINVYYGRPDIPVGASHDLSFGDPRDKMQAEKLAKDTAAYKNKIIHNKDATEQTSLSRKLLVDAPDNSVTYITIGHTKGLYELLNSKADKHSPMSGIELITKKVKRWVALGALGASNTEGKMVQDWNFFKNNTAAYTDYLIDHFPKPTYFVDSGADVYTGKSLESSRAGNILRAAYRDWLWNVEGKMIRDERPSWDLATVYYAVIGQGDFLEELSPGALTFDLKKGSKWVSDKVNPLHHFIVQRENVAKDFANYLNLAIGTKPQNTFIDE; translated from the coding sequence ATGCATAAATTATTAAATAGCACTAAGTATTCATGTAGTTTAATTTGTAAGCTCTGCCTTTTATTTCTGACATTTCAGGGTCATGATACTATTGCACAAAGAGAGAAAGTTATATTGGATACCGATATGGGGTCAGATTGCGATGATGTTGGAGCAATGGCTTTACTGCATCATTATGCAGACCAGGGTAAGGTCGAAATTCTTGGTGTAATCTACAGTTCTGGCAAAGTCCCTTATGGTGCAGGTATAGTTGATGCCATAAATGTATATTATGGTAGACCTGATATACCAGTAGGAGCAAGTCATGACCTTAGCTTTGGAGATCCAAGGGATAAAATGCAGGCAGAGAAGCTGGCTAAAGATACGGCAGCCTATAAAAATAAGATCATACACAATAAAGATGCAACAGAACAAACCTCACTAAGTCGGAAACTTTTGGTGGATGCACCAGATAATTCTGTTACATATATTACTATTGGTCATACCAAAGGTTTGTATGAGCTCTTAAACTCCAAGGCCGATAAGCACTCACCGATGAGTGGCATAGAATTGATCACAAAGAAAGTGAAAAGATGGGTGGCACTAGGCGCCCTCGGTGCATCCAATACAGAAGGGAAGATGGTGCAGGATTGGAATTTTTTTAAAAATAATACCGCTGCTTACACAGATTACCTGATAGACCATTTTCCGAAACCGACCTATTTTGTTGATTCAGGAGCGGATGTATATACGGGGAAATCCCTAGAAAGCTCAAGGGCTGGAAATATCCTTAGGGCAGCCTATAGGGACTGGCTTTGGAATGTAGAAGGAAAAATGATTAGAGATGAAAGGCCCAGTTGGGATCTTGCTACTGTTTATTATGCGGTAATAGGACAAGGGGATTTTCTTGAAGAATTGAGTCCAGGTGCATTGACTTTTGATCTTAAAAAAGGTAGTAAGTGGGTTTCAGACAAAGTAAACCCCTTACACCACTTTATTGTGCAAAGGGAGAATGTTGCAAAGGACTTTGCCAACTACCTGAATCTTGCCATTGGTACAAAACCTCAAAACACATTTATAGATGAGTAG
- the cysM gene encoding cysteine synthase CysM translates to MKLFELIGNTPLIKLENIPVNPNVEIYCKLEGQNPGGSVKDRAAYHMIQSALDRGDFKRGAKLVEATSGNTGIALAMVANLLGVEMTLIMPDNATRERVLSMEAYGAKVILTPAEKSIEYARTLAEEMVESQGYFMLNQFSNPDNYWAHYRSTGPEIFEDTHGRVSHFVSAMGTTGTIMGVSRYLKEQNQDIQIVGTQPTDGSSIPGIRRWSPEFLPKIFDRERVDQVIDVSQEQATNMTRRMAKEEGILAGMSSGGALHAAVELSNSLESGVIVCITCDRGDRYLSSDLFG, encoded by the coding sequence ATGAAGTTATTTGAACTTATAGGTAATACCCCTTTAATTAAACTTGAAAATATCCCTGTAAATCCCAATGTGGAAATCTATTGTAAGCTGGAAGGTCAAAACCCTGGTGGGTCTGTAAAGGATCGAGCTGCTTATCATATGATTCAATCCGCTTTAGATAGAGGGGATTTCAAAAGAGGAGCGAAATTAGTAGAAGCCACCTCCGGCAACACTGGGATTGCTTTGGCTATGGTAGCGAATCTATTGGGTGTTGAGATGACCTTGATAATGCCCGACAATGCTACTAGAGAGCGGGTCTTGTCTATGGAGGCTTACGGAGCAAAGGTGATCCTCACGCCCGCAGAAAAGTCCATAGAATACGCCAGGACTTTGGCTGAAGAAATGGTAGAAAGCCAAGGCTATTTTATGCTCAATCAATTTTCAAATCCAGACAATTACTGGGCTCATTATCGCTCTACAGGTCCAGAGATATTTGAGGATACACATGGTAGGGTAAGTCATTTCGTTTCCGCTATGGGGACAACTGGCACCATTATGGGCGTGTCCCGCTACCTCAAGGAGCAAAACCAAGACATTCAAATCGTAGGAACTCAGCCAACTGACGGATCAAGTATACCAGGAATTAGAAGGTGGTCACCTGAGTTTCTTCCGAAAATATTTGATAGGGAAAGAGTCGATCAGGTAATTGATGTAAGCCAAGAACAGGCTACCAATATGACCAGAAGGATGGCTAAAGAAGAGGGGATATTGGCTGGCATGAGTAGTGGTGGTGCTTTGCATGCTGCAGTAGAGCTTTCTAATTCTTTAGAAAGTGGAGTAATTGTATGTATTACCTGTGATAGGGGAGACCGGTACCTCAGTTCCGATTTGTTCGGTTAA
- a CDS encoding FtsB family cell division protein: protein MAKYLKYTKNFYFVFTVLFIVWMIFIDSNDIISHFKLRSKLNELERQKEFYQERKEKIKVEREELLSNFELLEKFARERYLMKRKTEDLYVIIEE, encoded by the coding sequence ATGGCTAAATATTTAAAGTACACCAAAAACTTCTACTTCGTTTTCACCGTTTTATTCATTGTGTGGATGATTTTTATTGATAGCAATGATATTATTAGTCATTTCAAACTTCGTTCAAAATTAAATGAACTTGAAAGGCAAAAAGAATTTTATCAAGAAAGGAAGGAAAAGATTAAGGTTGAGCGAGAGGAATTGTTAAGTAATTTTGAATTGCTTGAGAAATTCGCCCGAGAGCGGTATTTAATGAAAAGAAAAACGGAAGATCTTTATGTTATTATTGAAGAATAA
- a CDS encoding sugar phosphate isomerase/epimerase family protein — MNNRREFLIKSVLGTAGLALGTTSLVNGAPAIIKSYNKPNSKINGVQIGCITYSFRSLADQSAEATLKYVTESGISAIELMGGPAESFAGIPESSMNRGRYNELGRKKRNGGKLSSDEEKELGELQKEASAYAATVANWRAKTDFKKFEKFRKMYKDAGVSIYAFKPSTFGRDNTDAEIAYGMKAARALGASHVTLEHPADDARTLKLGKMGEKNKMSVGYHGHTQQTFDFWDTALAQSPRNAMNLDAGHYIAAGFTDIISLIEKQHKRILSMHTKDRQTLANGQNNLPWGEGDTPIVELLSEIQSKKYKFPATIELEYKIPEGSDAVKEVQKCLEYCRRSLA; from the coding sequence ATGAATAATAGAAGAGAATTTTTAATAAAATCCGTATTGGGTACTGCAGGCCTTGCTTTGGGCACAACTTCACTTGTAAATGGAGCGCCAGCAATTATCAAAAGCTATAATAAGCCGAATTCGAAAATAAACGGCGTTCAAATAGGGTGTATAACCTATTCCTTCAGATCTCTGGCAGATCAAAGTGCAGAGGCTACGCTTAAATATGTTACCGAGAGTGGAATTAGCGCTATAGAACTTATGGGAGGACCGGCTGAATCCTTTGCGGGTATCCCTGAATCTAGTATGAACAGAGGTAGGTATAACGAATTGGGTCGCAAGAAAAGAAATGGGGGGAAACTAAGTTCCGATGAAGAAAAAGAATTAGGTGAACTGCAAAAAGAAGCAAGCGCCTATGCTGCCACAGTTGCAAACTGGAGGGCAAAAACTGATTTCAAAAAATTCGAGAAGTTTAGAAAAATGTACAAGGATGCGGGTGTAAGTATCTATGCTTTCAAACCCAGTACCTTTGGAAGGGATAATACTGATGCTGAGATCGCTTATGGTATGAAGGCGGCAAGAGCCTTGGGTGCTTCTCATGTTACCTTAGAGCATCCCGCAGATGATGCTCGTACCTTAAAATTGGGTAAGATGGGGGAAAAGAACAAAATGTCAGTGGGGTACCACGGTCACACACAGCAAACCTTTGACTTCTGGGACACAGCTTTGGCCCAAAGTCCAAGAAATGCAATGAATTTAGATGCTGGGCATTATATTGCTGCTGGTTTTACTGATATTATAAGCCTTATTGAAAAGCAACACAAGCGTATTTTGAGTATGCATACCAAAGATCGACAAACACTTGCCAATGGTCAAAATAACCTTCCTTGGGGAGAAGGGGATACACCGATTGTCGAATTGTTAAGTGAAATCCAAAGTAAAAAATACAAGTTCCCAGCTACTATTGAACTTGAATATAAAATACCTGAAGGATCTGACGCCGTCAAAGAGGTTCAGAAATGCCTTGAATATTGCCGAAGGTCACTGGCCTAA
- the lysS gene encoding lysine--tRNA ligase — translation MQLLNEQEIERRKDREALINLGVDPYPALSYPINANAADIHQNYANRKNDYKAISIAGRLMTRRIMGSASFAEIQDSTGRLQIYVRRDDLCPDEDKTLYNTVFKKLLGIGDFIGLKGFIFTTQTGEISLHVQEFTLLSKSVKPLPIVKRDDDGNVFDGFTDPELRYRQRYVDLIVNPEVKETFVTRSKIISTMRNYFDDHGWMEVETPILQQVHGGAAAKPFETHHNALDTPLFLRIANELYLKRLIVGGFEGVYEIGKMFRNEGMDRTHNPEFTSMEIYVAYKDYIWMMEMVEKLISQIATRVLGTTQAKVGDKVIEFEGPYKRLSMFESIQEYTGIDVSQMDEKALREVCKDMGLEVDDSMGKGKLIDEIFGEKVEEHLIQPTYITDYPIEMTPLAKKHRSKPGLVERFELFVNGKEIANAYTELNDPIDQRERFEDQLKLAQRGDDEAMAMDEDFLRALEYGMPPTSGLGIGIDRLCMMLTNQSTIQEVLFFPQMKPEKKIKVATDEEFIGLGIHPGLVPAIRELNIYTIEQLKGLNPNKLFNDICGKKKKLKLDAPNPSKEDVANWINA, via the coding sequence ATGCAATTACTGAACGAACAGGAGATAGAGAGACGAAAAGACCGGGAGGCATTAATTAATCTGGGAGTTGATCCTTACCCCGCCCTTTCTTACCCAATCAATGCCAACGCGGCAGATATTCATCAAAATTACGCAAATCGTAAAAACGATTATAAAGCCATCAGTATTGCCGGAAGGTTAATGACCCGAAGAATTATGGGCTCGGCTAGTTTTGCAGAAATACAAGACAGTACCGGCAGGCTTCAGATCTATGTAAGAAGAGATGATCTTTGCCCAGACGAGGACAAAACCCTTTACAATACTGTATTTAAAAAACTTTTGGGGATTGGTGATTTCATTGGGCTTAAAGGATTCATCTTCACCACTCAAACGGGAGAAATTTCCTTACATGTTCAAGAATTCACTTTATTGTCTAAATCAGTAAAACCGCTACCTATAGTAAAACGGGATGATGATGGCAATGTCTTTGACGGATTTACTGACCCAGAACTTAGGTACAGACAACGATATGTGGACCTAATAGTTAACCCTGAGGTAAAGGAGACTTTTGTTACCAGGTCTAAAATTATTTCAACCATGCGTAATTATTTTGATGACCATGGCTGGATGGAAGTGGAGACACCAATATTACAACAGGTACATGGTGGGGCTGCAGCAAAACCATTTGAAACACATCATAACGCATTGGATACCCCCTTGTTTCTAAGAATAGCCAATGAGCTTTATTTAAAGCGATTGATCGTTGGTGGATTTGAAGGCGTTTATGAAATAGGAAAAATGTTCCGAAATGAAGGCATGGACAGGACGCACAATCCTGAATTCACCTCCATGGAAATCTATGTGGCCTACAAGGACTATATATGGATGATGGAAATGGTTGAGAAGCTTATCTCACAAATTGCTACCCGGGTACTAGGTACTACCCAAGCAAAAGTTGGTGATAAGGTAATTGAGTTTGAAGGCCCTTATAAACGATTGTCCATGTTTGAATCCATTCAGGAATACACTGGCATAGATGTCAGCCAAATGGATGAAAAAGCCTTAAGAGAGGTCTGCAAGGACATGGGTTTAGAGGTAGATGACAGTATGGGTAAAGGTAAACTGATCGATGAGATCTTTGGTGAAAAGGTAGAAGAACACCTGATTCAGCCTACCTATATTACTGACTACCCCATAGAAATGACACCTCTTGCTAAAAAACATAGGAGCAAGCCAGGTTTAGTGGAAAGATTCGAGTTATTTGTCAATGGTAAAGAGATCGCCAATGCCTATACCGAGTTAAATGACCCAATTGACCAAAGGGAAAGGTTTGAAGACCAACTTAAGCTAGCTCAAAGAGGAGATGACGAAGCCATGGCTATGGACGAAGATTTCCTAAGGGCACTTGAATATGGCATGCCTCCAACATCTGGTTTAGGAATAGGAATAGACCGACTCTGCATGATGCTTACCAATCAAAGTACCATTCAGGAAGTATTGTTCTTCCCGCAAATGAAACCAGAGAAAAAAATAAAAGTTGCCACAGATGAGGAATTTATAGGCTTAGGGATTCATCCAGGTCTTGTTCCCGCCATCAGGGAGCTGAATATCTACACCATTGAACAACTGAAAGGGCTCAACCCCAACAAACTCTTCAATGATATTTGTGGAAAAAAGAAAAAGTTAAAACTTGACGCTCCTAATCCAAGCAAAGAAGATGTTGCTAACTGGATAAACGCTTAA
- a CDS encoding chorismate mutase, producing the protein MENHLQTKDWGLGLKNEHLIIAGPCSAETPEQIEKVCQDMITANVIPDVFRAGIWKPRTRPGSFEGIGEDGLKWMEIVREKLHIPITTEVGNASHVESALKHGVDILWIGARTTVNPFAVQEIADALKGVDIPVMVKNPMNPDLELWRGALERLQAVGVNKLAAIHRGFSDAYDKKFRNKPNWSMPIHLKRLWKGMQVINDPSHIVGNRKGILETAQRAINFGLDGLMIETHHDPDNAWSDAKQQVTPQQLREILDQIDFKHPIQVEHPSEKLQDLRNAVDHLDDQLLDLLAERFSIIDQIGEHKRDNNLTVFQADRWKQVMESRTISGMEKNLSEKFMKELLYCIHEESVKRQEKKLRDNVSAKKSV; encoded by the coding sequence ATGGAAAATCACTTACAAACAAAAGACTGGGGTTTAGGTCTAAAAAATGAGCACCTGATTATAGCAGGACCATGTAGCGCAGAAACCCCTGAGCAAATCGAAAAGGTTTGCCAGGATATGATCACCGCCAATGTTATACCTGATGTATTCAGGGCAGGAATCTGGAAACCGAGAACTAGACCAGGAAGCTTTGAGGGTATTGGAGAAGATGGCTTGAAGTGGATGGAAATCGTAAGAGAGAAGCTTCATATTCCTATTACCACAGAAGTAGGAAATGCATCTCACGTAGAGTCTGCCTTAAAACATGGTGTTGATATTCTATGGATTGGTGCTAGAACTACCGTGAATCCATTTGCTGTCCAGGAAATTGCTGACGCACTTAAGGGGGTTGATATCCCTGTTATGGTTAAAAACCCAATGAATCCTGATTTGGAACTTTGGAGAGGTGCTTTAGAAAGACTTCAAGCTGTAGGCGTAAACAAACTTGCTGCCATCCATAGGGGATTCAGTGATGCTTATGACAAGAAATTCCGTAACAAACCCAATTGGTCAATGCCAATTCATTTGAAAAGGTTGTGGAAAGGAATGCAGGTAATCAACGATCCTAGTCATATTGTAGGTAATAGAAAAGGTATTCTTGAAACTGCTCAGCGTGCGATTAATTTCGGGCTTGACGGATTGATGATAGAAACACACCACGATCCTGACAATGCATGGAGTGATGCGAAACAGCAAGTAACTCCTCAGCAATTGAGAGAAATATTGGATCAAATTGATTTCAAACACCCTATCCAAGTTGAACATCCTTCAGAAAAATTGCAGGATCTTAGAAATGCTGTAGATCATTTGGACGATCAATTGTTAGACCTTTTGGCAGAAAGATTTTCTATTATAGATCAAATTGGTGAGCACAAAAGAGACAATAATCTTACTGTATTTCAGGCAGACCGTTGGAAGCAAGTGATGGAATCTAGAACCATTAGTGGAATGGAGAAAAACCTTAGTGAAAAATTCATGAAGGAATTACTTTATTGCATTCATGAAGAGTCAGTAAAGCGTCAGGAAAAGAAATTGAGAGATAACGTTTCTGCAAAGAAATCAGTTTGA